Proteins from one Procambarus clarkii isolate CNS0578487 chromosome 8, FALCON_Pclarkii_2.0, whole genome shotgun sequence genomic window:
- the LOC123759660 gene encoding uncharacterized protein, with translation MKLLPHIIFAVVIGVSCSTRLGYLPPTNGFNGNGNGAVNGNGNGGYSNGNGANNGNGAINGNGAINGNGGYTNGNGAVNGNGNGNGGYTNGNGAINGNGNGLVNGVNGNGHFNGVTNGNGIINGNGNGYSTGNGNGFSNGNGNKNGFRNGNSRINRNGANGYRNGKRNGNGALANGNGNGNGHGYIYSNGNGVNGNGVNGYVNGNGANGNGVNGYVNGNGVNGNGVNGNGVNGYVNGNGVNGNGVNGNGVNGNGVNGYVNGNGVNGNGVNGNGVNGNGINGYVNGNGVNGNGANGYVYRNGNGVNGNGVIGNGVNGNGANGYVNGNGVNGNGVNGNGVNGNGVNGYVNGNGVNGNGVNGNGVNGNGVNGYVNGNGVNGNGVNGNGVNGNGANGYVYRNGNGVNGNGVNGNGVIGNGVNGNGANGYVNGNGVNGYVNGNGVNGNGANGYVNGNGVNGNGANGYVNGNGVNGNGVNGNGVNGNGVNGNGANGYVYGNGNGVNGNGVNGYTNGNGVNGHTNGNGGYTANGNGVNGINGNGLVNGINGNGLVNGINGNGFVNGINGNGHANGINGNGLANGINGNGLANGINGNGHTNGNGHTNGINGNRYTIAAPASPSGLYQTPSV, from the exons ATGAAGCTTTTGCCTCACATAATATTTGCCG TTGTGATCGGCGTTTCCTGTTCCACACGACTCGGTTACTTGCCTCCAACTAATGGTTTCAACGGTAACGGTAATGGTGCCGTTAACGGAAATGGTAACGGTGGCTACAGCAATGGCAATGGCGCCAACAATGGCAATGGCGCCATAAATGGCAATGGCGCCATAAATGGCAACGGTGGATATACCAATGGTAACGGTGCCGTAAATGGAAACGGAAATGGCAACGGTGGATACACCAATGGTAATGGTGCCATAAATGGTAATGGAAATGGTTTAGTTAATGGTGTAAATGGAAATGGGCATTTTAATGGCGTAACTAATGGAAATGGAATAATCAATGGCAATGGTAACGGATATTCTACTGGCAATGGAAATGGTTTTAGTAATGGTAACGGAAACAAAAATGGCTTCAGGAATGGTAACAGTCGGATTAACAGAAATGGTGCTAATGGGTACAGAAATGGTAAGCGAAATGGTAATGGTGCCTTAGCTAATGGAAATGGAAATGGCAATGGACATGGTTACATTTATAGTAATGGAAATGGAGTCAACGGTAATGGTGTCAACGGTTACGTTAATGGCAATGGAGCTAACGGTAATGGTGTCAACGGTTACGTTAATGGTAATGGAGTTAATGGTAATGGAGTCAACGGTAATGGTGTCAACGGTTACGTTAATGGTAACGGAGTTAATGGTAATGGAGTTAATGGTAATGGAGTCAACGGTAATGGTGTCAACGGTTACGTTAACGGTAATGGAGTTAATGGCAATGGAGTTAACGGTAATGGAGTCAACGGTAATGGCATCAACGGTTATGTTAATGGTAATGGAGTCAACGGTAATGGTGCCAACGGCTATGTATATCGTAACGGTAATGGAGTTAATGGTAATGGAGTAATCGGTAATGGAGTCAACGGTAATGGTGCCAACGGTTACGTGAATGGTAATGGAGTTAATGGTAATGGAGTCAATGGTAATGGAGTCAACGGTAATGGTGTCAACGGTTACGTGAATGGTAATGGAGTTAATGGCAATGGAGTCAATGGTAATGGAGTCAACGGTAATGGTGTCAACGGTTATGTTAATGGTAATGGAGTTAATGGTAATGGAGTCAACGGTAATGGAGTGAACGGTAATGGTGCCAACGGTTATGTATATCGTAACGGTAATGGAGTTAATGGTAATGGAGTTAATGGTAATGGAGTAATCGGTAATGGAGTGAACGGTAATGGTGCCAACGGTTACGTTAATGGTAATGGAGTCAACGGTTACGTTAATGGTAATGGAGTCAACGGTAATGGTGCCAACGGTTACGTTAACGGTAATGGAGTCAACGGTAATGGTGCCAACGGTTACGTTAATGGTAATGGAGTTAATGGTAATGGAGTCAATGGTAATGGAGTCAACGGTAATGGAGTCAATGGTAATGGCGCCAACGGTTACGTGTATGGTAACGGTAATGGAGTCAACGGTAATGGTGTCAATGGGTACACCAATGGAAACGGCGTCAACGGGCACACCAATGGTAATGGAGGCTACACTGCCAATGGTAACGGTGTCAACGGCATCAATGGCAACGGTCTCGTCAACGGCATCAATGGCAACGGTCTCGTCAACGGCATCAATGGCAACGGTTTCGTCAACGGCATCAATGGCAACGGTCACGCCAACGGCATCAATGGCAACGGTCTTGCCAACGGCATCAATGGCAACGGTCTCGCCAACGGCATCAATGGCAACGGTCACACCAACGGCAACGGTCACACCAACGGCATCAATGGCAACAGGTACACCATCGCCGCGCCAGCCTCTCCCTCTGGCCTCTACCAGACTCCGTCAGTGTAA
- the LOC123759808 gene encoding uncharacterized protein, producing MKVATHLMFAAALAGRCWALNLNYLTPTSGFNGNGVNGNGNGANGNGYSNGNGGYFNGNGFGNGIIINGNGVNGYVNGNGNGNGVINGNGYTNGGNGNGFAVNGNGNGAILGNGNGAINGNGNGFIYGNGNGVINGNGVLNGNGVINGNGLINGNGNGVINGNGNGVINGNGLINGNGNGVINGNGVVNGNGVINGNGYYYDLVDPIAALGDAIGGGGVPGVDYPILASVPFTGFSCTGQIPGYYADTAPEARCQVFHICQADGRSDSFLCPNGTIFNQQYFVCDWWYNFDCSTAQQFYGLNAQIGLTNGNGNGYSNGIVNGIVNGNGIFGVRSNGNGLLNGNGLINGLSNGNGFGNGNGIVNGNGYGNGLVNGNGFGNGNGLVNGNGFGNGNGLTNGNGFGNGNGYNNINGNGLFNGNGHINGNGNGDSNGIIVNGNTIGTVPSTPSSLYQTPRG from the exons ATGAAGGTTGCAACGCACTTAATGTTTGCTG CAGCGCTGGCTGGGAGATGTTGGGCACTGAACCTTAACTACTTAACTCCAACGAGCGGCTTCAACGGCAACGGAGTTAATGGAAACGGAAATGGCGCTAACGGCAATGGTTATTCCAATGGAAATGGAGGGTATTTCAATGGAAATGGATTTGGAAATGGAATAATAATAAATGGCAATGGAGTTAATGGCTACGTAAATGGAAACGGAAATGGCAATGGGGTAATTAATGGAAACGGATACACAAATGGTGGCAATGGTAATGGATTTGCTGTCAATGGGAACGGTAACGGAGCGATACTCGGTAACGGTAATGGAGCTATAAATGGGAACGGTAATGGATTTATATACGGGAACGGCAATGGCGTGATTAACGGCAATGGAGTTTTAAACGGCAATGGAGTGATCAACGGTAACGGACTGATCAACGGGAACGGAAATGGAGTGATCAACGGGAACGGTAATGGAGTGATCAACGGTAACGGACTGATCAACGGGAACGGTAATGGAGTGATCAATGGTAACGGAGTGGTCAACGGGAACGGTGTGATTAACGGGAACGGATATTACTACGACCTGGTAGACCCCATCGCCGCCCTTGGTGACGCTATTGGAGGCGGAGGCGTCCCCGGCGTGGACTACCCCATCCTGGCTTCTGTCCCATTCACCGGATTCTCCTGCACCGGACAAATCCCTGGATACTACGCTGATACTGCCCCAGAGGCCAGATGTCAG GTGTTCCACATCTGCCAGGCCGATGGCAGGAGCGACTCTTTCCTCTGTCCCAACGGCACCATCTTCAACCAGCAGTACttcgtgtgtgactggtggtacaACTTCGACTGTTCCACCGCCCAGCAGTTCTACGGTCTCAACGCTCAGATCGGTCTCACCAACGGTAATGGTAACGGTTATTCCAACGGCATCGTTAACGGAATTGTCAACGGTAATGGAATTTTTGGAGTCAGATCAAATGGAAATGGTCTTCTGAATGGAAATGGACTCATTAATGGACTATCTAATGGCAATGGATTTGGTAATGGAAATGGAATAGTTAACGGTAATGGATATGGTAATGGATTAGTTAACGGCAATGGATTTGGTAATGGAAATGGATTAGTTAACGGCAATGGATTTGGTAATGGAAATGGATTAACCAACGGCAATGGATTTGGTAATGGTAATGGATACAATAATATTAATGGAAACGGACTCTTCAATGGAAATGGACACATAAATGGAAACGGAAATGGGGATTCCAACGGCATTATAGTCAACGGGAACACCATTGGCACTGTGCCTTCGACTCCcagcagtctgtaccagacccccaGAGGATGA
- the LOC138349826 gene encoding uncharacterized PE-PGRS family protein PE_PGRS20-like, with the protein MRVASHVMFAALLGASLAAQLNYLAPTNGFNGNGGNGNGLRNGNGRVNGNGGYRNGNGNGGYTNGYSNGNGGYTNGNGGYSNGINGVNGNGGITNGYKNGNGNGFINGNGAYTNGNGKINGNGNGVTNGNGYVNGGYTNGNGLINGNGNGVINGNGVINGNGVINGNGVINGNGFYNGLVDPIAALGDAIGGGGVPGVDYPILASVPLTGFSCNGQIPGYYADTAPEARCQVFHICQADGRSDSFLCPNGTIFNQQYFVCDWWYNFDCSTAQQFYGLNAQIGVTNGNGNGYSNGIVNGIVNGNGIYGNRVNGNGAPNGNGAINGPSNGVNGNGLAYANGNGVSNGNGGNGFTNGNGNGVTNGIGNGYSYGNGNGYGNGKRVNGNGLTNGNGVNGNGVNGNGFNGNGVNGNGVNGNGYSNGNGYLNGNGVNGNGVNGNGGNGNGVNGISYTNGKGVNGNGVNGNGYTNGIRGNGNGVNGNGYTNGNGGNGNGVNGNGVNGNGYTNGNGVNGNGVNGIINGNGVNGNGYTNGNGANGNGGGDGVNGYGINGNGYTNGNGVNGNGVNGNGYTNGNGGNGNGVNGNGINGNGYTNGNGVNGNGVNDNGYTNGNGVNGNGINGNGFSIAAPASPSGLYQTPSF; encoded by the exons ATGAGGGTGGCATCACACGTAATGTTTGCCG CACTCCTTGGGGCGTCATTGGCGGCACAGCTGAATTACTTAGCACCAACGAACGGTTTTAACGGAAACGGAGGCAATGGCAACGGACTCCGTAATGGTAATGGCCGCGTAAATGGCAATGGCGGCTACAGGAATGGAAACGGCAACGGAGGTTACACAAATGGCTATAGCAACGGAAACGGTGGTTACACGAACGGAAATGGAGGGTATTCAAACGGCATTAATGGGGTGAATGGAAACGGAGGAATTACTAAtggatataaaaacggaaacggcAATGGATTCATAAACGGAAATGGTGCATACACCAATGGAaatggtaaaataaacggaaatggTAACGGTGTAACCAACGGCAATGGATATGTAAATGGAGGATATACCAACGGTAATGGGTTGATTAACGGGAACGGCAATGGAGTGATTAACGGCAACGGAGTGATAAACGGAAATGGAGTGATCAACGGTAACGGTGTGATTAACGGGAACGGATTTTATAACGGCCTGGTAGACCCCATCGCCGCCCTTGGTGACGCTATTGGAGGCGGAGgcgtccccggtgtagactatcccATCCTGGCTTCTGTTCCACTCACCGGATTCTCCTGCAATGGACAAATCCCCGGATACTACGCTGATACTGCCCCAGAGGCCAGATGTCAG GTGTTCCACATCTGCCAGGCCGATGGCAGGAGCGACTCTTTCCTCTGTCCCAACGGCACCATCTTCAACCAGCAGTACttcgtgtgtgactggtggtacaATTTCGACTGTTCCACCGCCCAGCAGTTCTACGGTCTCAACGCTCAGATCGGTGTCACCAATGGTAATGGTAACGGGTATTCCAACGGCATCGTTAACGGAATTGTCAACGGTAATGGAATTTATGGTAACAGAGTGAATGGAAATGGTGCACCTAATGGAAACGGAGCAATCAATGGACCCTCTAATGGAGTTAATGGAAATGGATTAGCTTATGCTAATGGAAATGGGGTTTCAAATGGAAACGGTGGTAATGGCTTTACTAATGGTAACGGAAATGGTGTCACTAATGGTATTGGTAATGGATATTCATATGGAAACGGGAACGGTTATGGCAACGGTAAGAGAGTAAATGGTAATGGCCTTACCAACGGTAACGGCGTCAATGGCAACGGAGTCAATGGAAATGGCTTCAATGGTAACGGCGTCAACGGAAATGGTGTCAATGGTAATGGCTATTCCAACGGTAATGGCTATTTAAACGGTAACGGCGTTAATGGAAACGGAGTAAATGGTAATGGAGGCAACGGTAACGGTGTCAACGGTATTAGCTATACCAATGGAAAAGGCGTGAATGGCAACGGAGTAAATGGTAATGGCTATACCAATGGTATCAGAGGCAACGGTAACGGCGTCAACGGAAATGGCTATACCAATGGTAATGGAGGCAATGGTAATGGTGTCAACGGTAACGGTGTCAACGGTAATGGCTATACCAATGGTAACGGCGTCAATGGCAACGGAGTCAATGGCATTATAAATGGTAATGGAGTCAATGGTAATGGCTATACCAATGGTAATGGAGCCaacggtaatggtggtggtgacggcgtaaACGGTTACGGCATCAACGGTAATGGCTATACCAATGGTAACGGCGTTAATGGCAACGGAGTCAATGGTAATGGCTATACCAATGGTAATGGAGGCAACGGTAATGGTGTCAACGGTAACGGCATCAATGGAAATGGCTATACCAATGGTAACGGTGTCAATGGCAACGGGGTCAATGATAATGGCTATACCAATGGTAATGGTGTAAACGGTAACGGCATCAACGGTAATGGATTTAGCATAGCAGCGCCAGCCTCTCCCTCCGGGTTGTACCAGACGCCCAGCTTCTAG